From the Streptococcus halotolerans genome, the window TGGTTGACTTGCTTAATTTAATAGCGGCTGTTTGTTTATCTTTACCACGGTAGTAAGTCACTTTGATAGTATCTCCAATATCATGTCCATAAAGAATGCTTTGGAGATCACTTGTTGATGTGACGTCTTTGTTATTGATTTTAGTAATAACATCGTAGCGTTTGAGTTTACCTGAAGCGGGCATATTATCTTGAACTGAAGCGACAACAATACCAGCTGTGACACTTTCAGGGATTTTTAGTTCTGAGATTACACTGGTTGAGAGATCGCTCAAATTAGCCATAGAAATACCAAGAGCAGGTCGTGTTACTTGGCCATTCTTTTCTAACTGATTGATAATTTTTAGTACATCATTAGCTGGAATAGCAAATCCCATTCCTTCTACGGCTTCGCCAGCTGTTGAAGTTGAAGAAATTTTACTTGAATTGATTCCAATAACTTGGCCTTCAATGTTAATGAGCGCTCCTCCAGAGTTACCAGGGTTGATAGCAGCATCTGTTTGAATGGCATTGGTTGAAATGGTCTCACCTTCATCATTTTTAAGGGTCACCGTACGACTTAGACTGGAAACAATCCCTTGAGTAACAGTGTTAGCATACTCGGTACCGAGTGGGCTTCCCATAGCGATGGCTGTTTCGCCGACATTAAGTTTATCTGAATTAGCAAATTCGGCAACAGTTGATACCTTTTTACCTGAAATTTTGACAACAGCTAGGTCAGAGTAAGTATCGGAACCAACTAACTTTCCGACAACTTTAGTACCATCAGAAAGCATGATTTCGATACTTTCAGCTCCATCAATAACGTGGTTATTAGTAACAACATAAGCTGAACCATCTTGTTTTTTATAGATAACCCCAGACCCCTCACTGTACACGCTAAGTTCATCACTGGAATTTTTTTCTTGGTCATTGCCAAAGACTTGTGAATAGAGGTCATTTAAAGAGGAATTGGATTTTTTTCGATAGTTGATAACGGAAACGACAGCGTCTTGTACTTTTTTAGCTGCTTTGGTTGTGTCGGTTGTATTATTGTAGACAACATTGCTAGTTCTAGTTTTTTGGTGGGAATTACTTGAAGATGGTATTAAGTTTTCTGAGAAATAAAAAAACATAAAGGCTCCTAGTAAACCAGAAATCAGAGCAACTATAATGGTTGTCAGTGTTCGTTTAAAGCTATTGGTTGATTTGTTTGTCAAATGAATCGCCCCTATCTATTATTTTAGAAATACTTTTACTGTTGTTTAAAAGCATAATTGAAGTGTCTTAATTATAGCTTAAAGATGTCAAAAAAGAAAGTATCCACAGGCTGTGGATAAGTCTTGTTGATCTGTGGGAATCCTTTAAACTAGCGAGAGAAGACACCGCTATTTAATCATTAACATGTGGATAAGGTGTTAAAATACTGTGTATATGCTATAATCAAGTCATGAAAATCAAAATTATTTGTGTTGGAAAATTAAAAGAAAAATACTTAAAGGATGGTATTGCTGAGTACGTTAAACGAATGGGACGTTTTACCAAATGTGATATCATTGAATTGCCTGATGAAAGAACACCTGATCAAGCCAGTCCAGCAGAGAATCTTAAGATCTTAGCAAAAGAAGGTGATAAAATTTTAGCTAAAATTGGAGAGAGAGACTATGTTGTGGCCCTTGCCATTGAGGGAAAACAATATTCATCCGAAGATTTTGCTAAACAAATGGCAAAAATTACTCTAGCTGGGACTTCTACGATTACTTTCATCATCGGTGGTAGTCTTGGGCTAGATGCGCGTGTTAAAAAAAGGGCTAATCAACTGATGAGCTTTGGTTTATTGACTTTGCCGCATCAGCTGATGCGTTTGGTGTTAGCTGAGCAAATTTATCGTAGTTTTATGATTCAACAGGGGAGTCCGTATCACAAATAGAGAGTTAGGTAAAAAAAAAAGCAACTGGAATAATTTGTTCCAATTGCTTTTGTTTGATCCCAGCAGGATTCGAACCTGCGACCGTTCGCTTAGAAGGCGAATGCTCTATCCAACTGAGCTATGGGACCACTATTACTCCATTAGTTTATCAAAAAATAATCCAATCTGCAATAGTAAAAAAAGTTTAAAAAAGAGCTAGACAAAAAAAAATTATCTGCTATAATAGTAAGAGTGTTAAAGATAACATCTATGGTCCGTTGGTCAAGGGGTTAAGACACCGCCTTTTCACGGCGGTAACACGGGTTCGAATCCCGTACGGACTATTGTAACTTTTTGTCAATTGTAGTGGGTTGACTTATAGCTAACACCGAGAGAGAATCAGGTTGGTTCTCTCTTTTTTTTTGGATTTAAGATGATTAATATCTTGATTCTAAAGTTTTTGAAGTTTCAAAAACCAACAGCGTTGGCTTAGTGGCTTTAATAAGATGATTAGTGGCTTCAAGTTTAGCATTTGAATAAGGTACAGCTGAAACACTTTTAATCTCGTTTCCAAATTTTAAAAATCCCTTGAAAACAGTCTGAAAAGGTGGATTGATACTATCTAG encodes:
- a CDS encoding S1C family serine protease produces the protein MTNKSTNSFKRTLTTIIVALISGLLGAFMFFYFSENLIPSSSNSHQKTRTSNVVYNNTTDTTKAAKKVQDAVVSVINYRKKSNSSLNDLYSQVFGNDQEKNSSDELSVYSEGSGVIYKKQDGSAYVVTNNHVIDGAESIEIMLSDGTKVVGKLVGSDTYSDLAVVKISGKKVSTVAEFANSDKLNVGETAIAMGSPLGTEYANTVTQGIVSSLSRTVTLKNDEGETISTNAIQTDAAINPGNSGGALINIEGQVIGINSSKISSTSTAGEAVEGMGFAIPANDVLKIINQLEKNGQVTRPALGISMANLSDLSTSVISELKIPESVTAGIVVASVQDNMPASGKLKRYDVITKINNKDVTSTSDLQSILYGHDIGDTIKVTYYRGKDKQTAAIKLSKSTKDLENN
- the rlmH gene encoding 23S rRNA (pseudouridine(1915)-N(3))-methyltransferase RlmH; the encoded protein is MKIKIICVGKLKEKYLKDGIAEYVKRMGRFTKCDIIELPDERTPDQASPAENLKILAKEGDKILAKIGERDYVVALAIEGKQYSSEDFAKQMAKITLAGTSTITFIIGGSLGLDARVKKRANQLMSFGLLTLPHQLMRLVLAEQIYRSFMIQQGSPYHK
- a CDS encoding ISL3 family transposase, which codes for MIEDQLDSINPPFQTVFKGFLKFGNEIKSVSAVPYSNAKLEATNHLIKATKPTLLVFETSKTLESRY